The DNA region GTAGGGGATCATGTTCAACAAATGGGTAGAAACACTGAAGCCGAATTTGGGGTTCCCCAGGGTGAGGGAAAGGGATTTGCAAAAGCCGAAGAGCAGGCAGGCCAGGACCGTGTTCTTAGGTTTGAATTTGCCAAAGATAACCGCCGCAATGGCGATGAAGCCCTGGCCTGAAATGATCGACGGGAAAAAGTAGGAAACCGTAGACAAGGGGATCACCGCACCGCCCAGGGCGGCGAGTATTCCTGAGAGGATCACGCAGAAGTAGCGTACCCGGAAGACGCTGATGCCCAGGGTGGCCGCCGCACGGGGGTGTTCCCCCACGGAGCGGATCCGCAGGCCCAGGCGGGTTTTGAAAAGCAGAAACCAGATGAACACAGCTAAAAGTATGCAAAAGTATACTGAGACGTAGTTTTTTAGGGTGTAGTTCAGGAAGGATTCGGCGGGGAAGAGTTTTCCCAGCACCACGGGCAGCTTGCCCGAAAGTTCCACCGGCCGGGTCTGGGTGGACCCTGTGAAGATGGCCTTGCAAAAGTAGATCGATGCCCCCGGGGCCAGGAGGTTGATGGCGATTCCGGAAATGGTCTGGTCCGCCTTAAAGGTGATGGAGGCCAGGGCGTGGAGACAGCCGAAGAAGGCTCCTGCCAGGGCGCCGCCAAGCAAGCCGATCCAGGGGCTGCCGGTTAGCACTGATACTGCGGCGCAGGTAAAGGCGCCGATGGTCATCTGCCCTTCAATGCCGATGTTCACCACCCCGGAGGTTTCACTCATGATACTGCCCATACCCGCTATGATTAGCGGGGCGGCGTAGGTCAGGGTAGAGCTGATGAGCAGCCCTATATCGGAAGCGCTGAGTATCATAGGGGCCTCCCTTCTTTTTTTGCTTTGATGAATTTTATCAGCACCCGGAAGGCGCCCATGATGGCAATGGAATAGATGATCACCCCGATGATCACGTTCACCAGTTCGCTGGGGGCGCCTATGGTGTTAAGTTTACTGCTCCCGTATTTCATTCCTCCATAGAAGAGCCCCGCGAAGAGGGCGCCTATGGGGTTGATGCCCCCGATCATGGACACCGATATGCCATCGAAGCCGTAGCCTTCCTGTGCGGCAAGCTGGGTGATCCGTCCCACCACTCCCAGGACCTGGGTGGCCCCGCCCAGCCCGGCCAGAAGACCGGAGATGCCCATGCTGGTTACTATGGACCGGGCAACCGGGATGCCCCCGTACTCCGCAGCGTTTCTGTTGAACCCCACTGCCCGCAGCCTGTAGCCCAGGGTGGTTTTGTTCAGGATGAGCCAGCAGAGGAATACCGCAGCCAATGCCAGGAGCATCCCCCAGTGAACCTTGACGGTACCCAGGGTTTCCCGGAAGGCATCGGTGTAGATACGGGATGTTTCGGCAATATCCTGGGAGGCGGTGGAACTGGGTTTTTTGAAAGCCGGGGACATGACCAGAAAGTTGGAAAGGTAAAAGGCTATCCAGTTGAGCATGATGGTTACGATAACTTCATGGATACCCTTGTAGGCCTTCAGAAACCCTGCGATACCTCCTAAGCAGGCCCCTGCAAGGCCCCCGGCCAACACACAAACTATACCGTGGATACCCGCAGGCAGGGGCAGGAGCAGGCTTACTGCCAGAGCGGAGATGCCCCCCATGATATATTGCCCCTCGGCCCCGATGTTGAAGAGTCCGGTCTTAAAAGCAAAGGTAACCGCCAGGCCGGTAAAGATGATAGGCGTGGCGTACTGTACCGAGTACATGATCGTTTTGAAGGAGCCGAAAATGCCCAGGAACAGGGTGGCGTAGGCGCTGATGGGGTTAAACCCCGTGATGAGCAGTATCAGGGATCCCGCCAGGAGGCCGATAAAAATTGCCAGGAGGGTATAGAGGAAGGTATCGTTCCATATACGGGTTACTATCCGGGGCCGTTTGAGAGCCGGGCCGGATTGTTCGGGCCCCTTTGCCGGATCGGATTGTTCAGACCGCTTCATTTGCCGTTCCTCCCGCCATCATAAGTCCCAGGGTAGATTGATCCGCCCTGTCCCCGGACATACTGCCGACGATCTTCCCCCGGAACATCACGTCAATGCGATCCGATAGGTTCATGATTTCACTCAATTCAAAGGAAACTAAAAGCACCGCCTTTCCCGCGTCCCGCTGGGCTACGATGTAACGGTGCACATATTCAATGGCCCCCACATCAAGGCCCCGGGTGGGGTTGACGCAGATGAGCAGCTTTTTGTCGTTGGTCACTTCCCGGGCGATGATAAGCTTCTGCTGGTTTCCCCCGGAAAGGCTGCCCGCCCTGTGTTCCGCGCAATCTTCGGGCCGGATGTCGAATTTTTCGATCAACTGTTTTGCATGGGCAGTGATACTGTTTTTTTGCAAAAAGCCGTGGCTGGAAAATTCCTGCTCCTTCACATTCTGGAGCACCAGGTTCTCCGCCACCGAAAAATCCAGCACCAGACCGTGTTTCTGCCGGTCTTCCGGGATGGATGAAACTCCACTATCAAAGATCATCCTGGGTGACTTGTTGAAAATATCTGTCCCGGAAATGGTGATCGATCCGGACTGGGCTTTTCGGAGCCCTGTCAGGGCGGAGACCAATTCGGACTGGCCGTTACCGTCTACCCCGGCTATACCCACGATCTCCCCGGCCCGCACCGAAACGGAAAGGCCGTTTACCGCAGGGTGGTCCCAGTAATCCCTGACCACCAGATTTTCTACTTTTAGCGTTACATCACCGGGATGGGCAGTTTTTTTATGGGTTGAAAATTCTACTGCCCGGCCCACCATCATGGAGGCAAGATCCTGTTCGCTCACTTCTGATACCGTAACCGTATCGATGGTCTTCCCGGAACGGATGATGGTACAGCGATCCGCCATGGATTTAATTTCCGCCAGTTTATGGGTGATGATGATCACCGTCTTTCCTTCGCTTACCAGGTTCTTCATGATTATCCCCAGTTCTTCTATTTCCTGGGGGGTAAGGGAGGCAGTGGGTTCGTCGAGGATCAGTATTTCTGCGCCCCGGTAGAGGACCTTGAGGATCTCTACCCGCTGCTGCATACTCACCGAGATGTCTTCCACCTTCGCATTGGGGTCCACTTTCAGCTCATAGCGCTCGATCAGGGCCTGCACGTCCGAGCGGGCTTTTGCGGCGTCTACCACCCCAATAGCCTTTACCGGTTCCCTGCCCAAAATAATGTTTTCCGTAACCGTAAAGGGCGGTACCAGCATAAAATGCTGGTGCACCATGCCGATGCCGTATTCAATCGCCCGTGAAGGGGAGTCAATGGTTACCTTTTCGCCTTTAATAAAGATGTCTCCGGAATCCGGCTGGAGAAGCCCGTAGAGTACATTCATCAGGGTGCTTTTGCCTGCACCGTTTTCACCAAGGATCGCGTGGATAGAGCGCTGGGGGACCGTCAGGCATACATTGTCGTTGGCTTTGAAGGAGCCAAACATCATGGTGATGTTCCGCATGTCCACTGCCACTTGCAACGTAGTTTCCTGCGCAGGGGGCAATTCCTCGACCTTAGTATTGCTTAAAGCCATAACGACTCCTTCAAATTCTTTTTGACGGAATATCCGTATAGTATAGCATTTTTTTTAAAATATTGAAACCGGTAAACAAAAAAAACGGCAACGGAATCTCCGCTGCCGTTTTTAAAAACAGGCTTTGTTTAGTTAACCGCGGGTAAATTGTATTTGCCCGGGAAGAGGGCGTTAATTTCCGCGGCCGTGGCCGGGACTTTCTGCTCTCCGGAAATGATCTTTGCCTTGATGGCTTCCACATCCCGGATAACATCCGCCGGAATATGATTGCCCGTGGTGGCATAGCCGACGCCGTTGTTTTTCAGATTGTACAGCAGGGTACTGCCGGGAACATAGGTGCCTTTCCGTAAAGAATCGGAAACATCGTAGAGGGCATTATCAACCCGCTTGAGTGCGCTGGTGAGCACATTGTTGGGGGCTATGTAGTTCTGGTCCATATCGACCCCGATTGCCCACTTGTTCTGTTCCCTGGCGGCCTCAATGACCCCCGCGCCGGTACCACCCGCAGCGTGGTACACAATATCCGCGCCCGCAGCAAAGTACTGGTTGGCGATATTCTTACCCGCAGCAGGATCACCGAAGGAACCGGAATACTGACCCATTATCTGTGCATTGGGATTGGCGGTAAGAACCCCCGCATAATAGCCGACCGCGAAGGTTTCCATGGTGGGGGATGAAATCCCGTTGACATGGCCCACCTTCCCGGTCTTGGTGACCTTACCGGCAATGTAGCCCACCAGGAAAGAACATTCTTCGGCGGAGAACACTATCCCGGTGACGTTCTTGTTGGGAACATCAGAGGCAGCGTAGGCATAGTCTACGATGGCAAACTGCTGGTTCGGATAATCTTTGCCGGCCTGGGCAAAAGCATCCCCAAGCATGAAGCCAACGCCCCAGATAAGATCGCTTTTCTGATCCACAAAGGTGTCAATATTTGGGGTATAGTTGCTTTCATCCTTGGATTCAATATAGCTCACATTGGCGCCGGTTTCGGTGCGGAGCCGCTGCAACCCTTCCCAGGCACTCTGGTTAAAGGACTGGTCATTGACCCCGCCCACATCGGTTACCAGGCCGATCTTTGTAATCTTCTCACTGCTCTGTGCAGCTTGCGGCGCTTGGGTCGTTTTTTTCTGACAACCCGTAAAGATAAGCGCAAAGGCTAAAAAAACGGCTGCCACTAAAAGGAAGCCTCTATTTTTTCCATATATCATTTCTGTTTCCTCCAATAAGATGGTAATAGAAGGGGAAACCCCCTGTCAAGCATTATGCCAGGGGGTAACTGAACTTAGGTGAATTAGGGCGCCTTTGAGGGCGACACGGTCCACTTGGTATAATTGCCGCTGACGTTCTTATCCAGCCGCGGGGGTTTGACCGATTCCCCCTTTGCGGTCCTGGCCTTCAGGTATTCCCCGATGATCAGGGTTGCGGAACCGCCCACAGGGCCGAATTCCGGGGTTTCTGCGGCCACAAAGTAAACCCGGTCCTTGCTGTCCGTGTTGACTCCGGTAGCTTTGAACCAGCCGTAGCTGTCATTTTCCGCGCTGGCGCTGAGGCGGTAGCTATTCAGGGCTACCTTGATGTCCGGTGCTGTGTGCTCCGCCAGGGGCCGTCCCTTGTACACCGCATTCTTTATCCGCTGGCCCACAGGATTCCCCGCGTATACCTCGTAGCTCACCCCGTAGACATGGTCCAGGCCGTAGCCGCTTCCTTCTACGGCATTCCCGTTTACGGTGTAGTATTTTGCCGTTTCCTCCATCCAGGCCAACAGTTCCGGCCCGCTCAATTTGATGCCGTAGAGCAGGTTGTTATCGAATTGATAGAGATCGTAGATGTTCTTCAGGCTGATGCTGGCGGTCTTTGCGCTCCCTTCAAAGAGGACCGAGGGGATCCAGTTGTTCCGGTGAACATCTGCGGTGATGGAAACATCCGCCCCGCCGGCGGCCCAAAGCTGGGCTTCGGAAACCAGATCGTAGGCATCACCCTGGGTGATGAAGAAATTGTTCACTTTGTCCCAGGCGCCGTCTTCGGCGGACAGGGTGGCGATGGGCACCTGCACAAAGGCGTCGGCCTTGGTGTAGTAGGTTTCCATCAGGGCTTTCAGGCCCTCGTCATCGGCCACATCTGCGTTAAGGGCAATTTGTTCGCTTTCCAGGGCCACAGCATAGGTACCGTCCTTGTTAAGGGTGACAATGTTTTTGGTAACATTATTGCACCCTGCATTCAGGTAGGGAACGTCCTTGCCGTCCTTGTTTTTGACAAGCTCGGTTCTTGGGGTATGGTCATGCCCGCCGATTACCAGATCAATGCCTGTGGTGTTTTCGATAAGGTGACGCATCTGGTTTTCTTTGTTGCTGTTGTTTACCTCGGAAACCCCGAAGCCGGAATGGGCTGCTGCAATGACGATATCGCATTTTTCAACGTTCTTAAGCTGCTTGCTCCAGTATTGGGTCCACTCGTAGGCATAGGTCTGGGCGGTGTTGTCACTGTGGGAAAACAGGGTGTCTGGGTAATGGCTGCGGGGATCCCAGTTGGGGACATTCACGTTTTCAAAACCCAGGATGCCAACCTTAAAGGTTTTGCGCCCAACCTTAAAGGTTTTGACCACATAGGGCACAAAGTTGCTCTTTGGGGTACCGTCGGGATTGAGGATATTGGCCGCCACTGCGGGAACCGCCGGGGAAGAATTGAGCACCGCGTCGATTCCCGGGGGCATGGCGTTTTTCATCCTGGCGGATTCGGGAACCGCCGCAAGCTGGGTAGTGTTCATGCGCAGCATGTTGTAGAACTTCTGCTGAATGTCCACGGTGTAGTTGTACTCATGGTTGCCCGGTACAAAGGCGTCATACCCTATATAACGCAGGCTGATGGCCATGGGGTTCCAGTCGCCCCCCTCGGAGTTGACATTGAAACTGGTCATGGCAGAGCCCTGAATGATGTCCCCGGCATCAATAAGCAAGGTATTGGCACCGTATTGGGCGCGCTGTTCCTTGATTACCGTTGCTGTTTTCAGATAGGTGTTGTTAACACTGCGGCCGTTCAGGGGGTTGATGTTGTAGATCCTGCCGTGCATATCCGTGGTGGTCAGAATGGCCAGTTCCACTGAATCGGGGCCGTCCCCTGTACCCGGTCCTGAAAGACAGGACGACATCATTACTAAAGGCGCCAGTAATACTGCTGATAGTATTGCCGGGCCTTTCCATTTTTTAGAAAATCCTTTGAACATAAAAACTCCTCCATAAATAATATTCATAATAGTATTAGTATACTAATACTTAATATGCTGTTTAAACCCATCAGGCCCCGCTGTCTGTTATATGTTCCGCACCCCGCTGGTCAAGTACCTTTAATGAACTAAGTATCAGGTGAAGAAAGGTGCGGCCATTTTCTTCATAGGAATCGAGGCGGCCTGTGACTTCCACCCAGCTATGGGCTGCGGGGTAGGGGTCGTCCCAGGAAACCTCAAACCCAAGCCTGTTATCCGCGCCCTCATGGCAGGCCGGGCCAATCCGGTCCACATAGTAGTAGCTCAGGCCCAGGGCCGGGTAGTCTTCCTTTTCAAGAGACCCTTCGTAGCGTATGGTCTTACCCAAATACTTGTTTCTGTTAACATAAATATCAATAACCTGGGGGAGAAAAACAGATTCCGTGATTTCAACCACATCCTCTGGCTGCTCGTATTTCTGCGCGGGGAACTGCGTTGCAAGTGGTTCCAAAGGGTGGGCCGCCGCCGCCGCCAGGAGACCCGGTTCGGGCTCCTCTGTAAGCTCCTCCTCATCCGGCTCTATCTTTTCTGCGGCCCCTGTTAACCCGACACCGGATTTTCCCCGGCTGTTACAACCCGGGACAGAGACGAGGATGAAAAAAAAGCATAGGCCAATGGTAATGGCTTTTTGAATGGCAATCCCTCCCGGAATGTAGCACACTAAAGACTACAAGCTAGTCGGCATATTGTCAAGGGGAAAAATATGCCCGAAGATTTTAGGTTTTGTTTTTACTACTAAAATCCATGTTTCACCAACAGAATACAATACTCTTTTACAAAACTATTTGATACTAAAATTGAATTTCGGAAAAAGGAATATTTCAAAATTTCTCTGGAGAGGATTAACGTGGTAAAAGGAAAGTGGATAATCAATGTAGAAGAGATGCGGTGTAAAAATTGGGCCAACGGTTTTGAAATGATTTTCCATCTGGATGAAAACAGGACGCTGGTTGGTAAAATCATGCCCCTTCCAAGGGGATTAGCCGCCAGTATTTCCCAGCCCCATGATTTGGTTATTTTTTTATACCGCCTTTGGCGAAGGGCAACCCGTCTTTTTTATAAAGCTTATTACCGGCGTTTACCCGGGCTGGAGTATAAGTGGGCCTCATATACGGGACAGGTGGAAACCGAAAAGTTTTTCAATGTTCTCTGCGATCTGCTCTCCCATTACCCGGATGGCTGTTCCCCGGAGTTCCGCCGCCAAAGTATAATTTTCCGCCACCATTCCTGGATCAGCCGCTTTGCCTCGATGAGGGACCGGCGCTAGCCAGGGTGAGTCGGTTTCCAGGAGCAGCCGATCCTGGGGCACAAAGGGCAGGGCTTCCCGCAGATTAGGGGCGTTTTTGTAAGTAAGGTTTCCTGCAAAGGAAATATAGTACCCCAGGTCCAGAAAGGTCCGGACTTCTTCTTTGCCATAGGAAAAACAATGTATCACCCCAATCACATCAGGCCGCCTTGCCAGGATCGCCGCAGTTTCCTTAGGGGCGTCCCGGGAGTGTATGATAATGGGAAGGTTCCGCCGCTTTGCCAGATCCAGCAGCATCTCCAGCAGTTCCTCCTCCCCGGCCTTGTCCAGCTCTGTCCCTGGGGGCAGTTCCTGATGATGGTCCAGC from Treponema primitia ZAS-2 includes:
- a CDS encoding ABC transporter permease, producing the protein MILSASDIGLLISSTLTYAAPLIIAGMGSIMSETSGVVNIGIEGQMTIGAFTCAAVSVLTGSPWIGLLGGALAGAFFGCLHALASITFKADQTISGIAINLLAPGASIYFCKAIFTGSTQTRPVELSGKLPVVLGKLFPAESFLNYTLKNYVSVYFCILLAVFIWFLLFKTRLGLRIRSVGEHPRAAATLGISVFRVRYFCVILSGILAALGGAVIPLSTVSYFFPSIISGQGFIAIAAVIFGKFKPKNTVLACLLFGFCKSLSLTLGNPKFGFSVSTHLLNMIPYIITLLVLLFIGRSHAPAASGKIYDPAGG
- a CDS encoding ABC transporter permease produces the protein MKRSEQSDPAKGPEQSGPALKRPRIVTRIWNDTFLYTLLAIFIGLLAGSLILLITGFNPISAYATLFLGIFGSFKTIMYSVQYATPIIFTGLAVTFAFKTGLFNIGAEGQYIMGGISALAVSLLLPLPAGIHGIVCVLAGGLAGACLGGIAGFLKAYKGIHEVIVTIMLNWIAFYLSNFLVMSPAFKKPSSTASQDIAETSRIYTDAFRETLGTVKVHWGMLLALAAVFLCWLILNKTTLGYRLRAVGFNRNAAEYGGIPVARSIVTSMGISGLLAGLGGATQVLGVVGRITQLAAQEGYGFDGISVSMIGGINPIGALFAGLFYGGMKYGSSKLNTIGAPSELVNVIIGVIIYSIAIMGAFRVLIKFIKAKKEGRPL
- a CDS encoding ABC transporter ATP-binding protein, whose product is MALSNTKVEELPPAQETTLQVAVDMRNITMMFGSFKANDNVCLTVPQRSIHAILGENGAGKSTLMNVLYGLLQPDSGDIFIKGEKVTIDSPSRAIEYGIGMVHQHFMLVPPFTVTENIILGREPVKAIGVVDAAKARSDVQALIERYELKVDPNAKVEDISVSMQQRVEILKVLYRGAEILILDEPTASLTPQEIEELGIIMKNLVSEGKTVIIITHKLAEIKSMADRCTIIRSGKTIDTVTVSEVSEQDLASMMVGRAVEFSTHKKTAHPGDVTLKVENLVVRDYWDHPAVNGLSVSVRAGEIVGIAGVDGNGQSELVSALTGLRKAQSGSITISGTDIFNKSPRMIFDSGVSSIPEDRQKHGLVLDFSVAENLVLQNVKEQEFSSHGFLQKNSITAHAKQLIEKFDIRPEDCAEHRAGSLSGGNQQKLIIAREVTNDKKLLICVNPTRGLDVGAIEYVHRYIVAQRDAGKAVLLVSFELSEIMNLSDRIDVMFRGKIVGSMSGDRADQSTLGLMMAGGTANEAV
- a CDS encoding BMP family lipoprotein, whose product is MAAVFLAFALIFTGCQKKTTQAPQAAQSSEKITKIGLVTDVGGVNDQSFNQSAWEGLQRLRTETGANVSYIESKDESNYTPNIDTFVDQKSDLIWGVGFMLGDAFAQAGKDYPNQQFAIVDYAYAASDVPNKNVTGIVFSAEECSFLVGYIAGKVTKTGKVGHVNGISSPTMETFAVGYYAGVLTANPNAQIMGQYSGSFGDPAAGKNIANQYFAAGADIVYHAAGGTGAGVIEAAREQNKWAIGVDMDQNYIAPNNVLTSALKRVDNALYDVSDSLRKGTYVPGSTLLYNLKNNGVGYATTGNHIPADVIRDVEAIKAKIISGEQKVPATAAEINALFPGKYNLPAVN
- a CDS encoding bifunctional metallophosphatase/5'-nucleotidase, producing the protein MFKGFSKKWKGPAILSAVLLAPLVMMSSCLSGPGTGDGPDSVELAILTTTDMHGRIYNINPLNGRSVNNTYLKTATVIKEQRAQYGANTLLIDAGDIIQGSAMTSFNVNSEGGDWNPMAISLRYIGYDAFVPGNHEYNYTVDIQQKFYNMLRMNTTQLAAVPESARMKNAMPPGIDAVLNSSPAVPAVAANILNPDGTPKSNFVPYVVKTFKVGRKTFKVGILGFENVNVPNWDPRSHYPDTLFSHSDNTAQTYAYEWTQYWSKQLKNVEKCDIVIAAAHSGFGVSEVNNSNKENQMRHLIENTTGIDLVIGGHDHTPRTELVKNKDGKDVPYLNAGCNNVTKNIVTLNKDGTYAVALESEQIALNADVADDEGLKALMETYYTKADAFVQVPIATLSAEDGAWDKVNNFFITQGDAYDLVSEAQLWAAGGADVSITADVHRNNWIPSVLFEGSAKTASISLKNIYDLYQFDNNLLYGIKLSGPELLAWMEETAKYYTVNGNAVEGSGYGLDHVYGVSYEVYAGNPVGQRIKNAVYKGRPLAEHTAPDIKVALNSYRLSASAENDSYGWFKATGVNTDSKDRVYFVAAETPEFGPVGGSATLIIGEYLKARTAKGESVKPPRLDKNVSGNYTKWTVSPSKAP
- a CDS encoding TatD family hydrolase — its product is MSIPELPADKPLLIDSHAHLSMLDKLDLPAQKGPIIDTETRIRELFAGGFGGIIDIGTEADDLSGRIGAFSRFERVRFSGGLWPTPEAIAGRGELVPQLEACIAAAPPGLVLAVGECGLDHHQELPPGTELDKAGEEELLEMLLDLAKRRNLPIIIHSRDAPKETAAILARRPDVIGVIHCFSYGKEEVRTFLDLGYYISFAGNLTYKNAPNLREALPFVPQDRLLLETDSPWLAPVPHRGKAADPGMVAENYTLAAELRGTAIRVMGEQIAENIEKLFGFHLSRI